The following is a genomic window from Candidatus Zixiibacteriota bacterium.
GGTAGCCGCGTGCGGCGCGGAGTACGGCCGCCGCCTGCAGGCGCGCCCGATTTCGGTTGACCTCGCATTCCTGCGTCCTATATTGTACGCAAGTTGTGAAATCGTTCACATTAGGCCCCAAAGCGAGGATTGCAATGTCGATTGTCAGGCCCTTCAAGGGGCTTCGCCCCCGACCCGAATACGCCGGCCAGGTCGCCGCGCCGCCGTATGATGTCCTGTCCTCGGACGAGGCGCGCGCGATGGCCGCCGGCAACCCGATTTCATTTCTCCACGTGAACAAGCCGGAAATTGATTTCCCGCCGGACCAGGACCCGACCGCTCCCGCCGTTTATGAGGCCGGGCGCAAGAATCTCCAGGCGCTGGTCGACCGCGGCGTCATGTGCCGCGACACCTCCCCCTGCCTCTACCTGTATCGTTTGACCTGGCGGGGGCGGAGCCAGACCGGTCTCTGGGCGCTGACGTCGTGCGATGAATACAATCGCAACCTGATCAAGAAACACGAGCACACCCGTCCGGCCAAAGTCTCCGATCGGGCCGACCACATGGAGACACTCGGCGCCCAAGTGGGACCGGTCTTCTCCTGCTTCCGGCACAACGAAGAGATCCGGCGGCTTTTCGACCACGTCAAGAAGGTACCGCCGATGATCGACATTACGACCGAGCAGGGCGTGCGCCACGAGCTCTGGGTGATCAGCCACCGCGACACACTCGACAGCCTGGCGGCGGCCTTCGGCCGGCTGCCGTACCTGTATATCGCCGATGGCCACCACCGGTCGGCCGCGGCGGCCGAGGTGGCGGGCCGCCGGGCGGCGAAGAACCCGCACCACAGCGGCGACGAACACTACAACTTCTTTATGAACGTGATCTTTCCCGACGACGAGCTTCGCATTCTCCCGTACAATCGCGTCGTCCGGAGCCTCAACGGCATGACCCTCGAGGAGCTCTTTGCGCGGGCCGGCGACACCTTCACGTTCGCGCCGTCGGACGCTCCGGTCGAGCCGCAGAAACCGTACGAGTTCGGCCTCTACGCCGCCGGCCGCTGGTACCGGATGAGCGCCCGGCCGGGGAAGGTGGCGGCGGCCGGTCCGGCTGAGGCCATTGACTCCGCCGTCCTGACCCGGCACTTTCTCACGCCCTATCTTGGCATCAAGGATATTCGCACCGACGACCGGATCGACTTTGTCGGCGGCATTCGCGGCGTGAACGAGCTTGAGCGCCTGGTCGACTCCGGCGCCTTCGCCATCGCGTTCTCGCTTTTCCCGGCGACGGTTGACCAGCTGCTGGCGGTGGCCGACGCCGGCGAAGTCATGCCGCCCAAGTCTACCTGGTTTGAACCCAAACTCCGTAGTGGCCTCGTGGTGAACTACCTCGATGAATAGATGAAAGGGATGGATGTATGTTGATTCTCATTTCCGACGCGTTTGATGCTTCCCTGCCGGGCATTTTGTCCCGGTTCGGCGAGGTGACCGATGACAAGTCCCGTCTGGCCGACGCCGAGATCGTGCTGATTCGGAGCAAGACGAAAGTGACGCGGGAGTACATCGACTCGGCTCCCCGTCTGCGCTACGTCATTCGGGGCGGCGTCGGCCTGGACAACGTCGATGTCGCCTACGCCCGGACCAAGGGGATCAAGGTCGACAACACGGCGGATGCCTCCACCACCGCGGTGGCCGAGCTGGCGTTCGCCCTCATGATTGCGCTGCCCAACCACATTGCCGCCGCCGACGCGTCCATGCGCCAGGGGAAGTGGCTGAAGAACGAGCTCAAGCGCACCGAGCTGTACGGCAAGACGCTGGGGATCCTCGGCATCGGCCGGATCGGCCTGTCGCTGGCGGTCCGCGCCCGCGCTTTCCAGATGAGAGTTCTCGGGTGGCACCCCGATGTCTACTTCACCGACTTCGCCGAGATCTGCCCGACCATGGAAGAGGTGCTCGAGCGCTCCGACTATGTGTCGCTCCACATGCCGCTCGTCGATTCCACCCGCGGCATCATCAACAAGGAGACGCTCAAGAGATTCAAGGACGGCGCCTACCTGATCAACACCGGCCGCGGCAAGTGCATCGTCGAGCAGGATGTCGTGGACGCCCTCAAGAGCGGCAAGCTCCGCGGGTATGCCACCGACGTGTGGAATTCCGACCCGCCAGAGAATTCGCCGCTGCTGGGCGCTCCGAACACGATTCTTACGCCGCACATCGGCGCCTCCACCAAGGAGAACATGATCCGCATCGGCATCATTGTCGAGCGGCTCATCGAAGACTACACGGCCAAGAAGTAACCGCTCACGGCATAGGGAGAAAATCTTATGGCTCATCGTGTCTACAATTTCAATCCCGGGCCCGCCGTCCTCCCCCTGGAGGTCCTCGAGACCGTCCAGAAGGAGCTTCTGGATTACAAGGGCACGGGGATGTCGATTCTCGAGAGTTCCCACCGCGCGGCCGAGTACACCGAGGTCAACGACCAGTGCATCGCCCTCGCGCGCGAGCTCTTCGGCCTGCCCGCGGATTACCACGTTCTGTTCATGACCGGCGGCGCCTCCACCCAGTTCGCACTTGTCCCCATGAACTTCCTGAACGGCAAGACGGGCGCCTACATCGACACCGGCTCCTGGTCCAACAAGGCGATCAAGGAAGCCAAGATCGTGGGGAAAGCCCACGTCTGCTACTCCGGCAAGGAGGGCGGCTACAAACACATTCCGACCCAGAAGGAACTCGATATTCCCGCCGACGCCGCCTATCTCCACATGACCACCAACAACACGATCTACGGCACCCAGTTTTCCTCCATTCCGGACAGCAAGGGGCTGCCGTTGATCGCCGACATGTCCTCCGACATCGCCTCGCGGCGGCTCGACTTCACGAAGTTCGACCTCATCTACGCGGGCGCCCAGAAGAACATCGGCCCCGCCGGCGTCACCCTCGTCCTCCTGAGGGACCGGCTGCTGAAGACGGCCAATCCGAACCTGCCGACCATGTTCAAGTACGGCACCCACGCCGAGGAGAAGTCGCTCTACAACACGCCGCCGGCATTCGGCGTCTACGTCATGAAACTCGTCTTCGAGTGGATCAAACGGCAGGGCGGCCTGGCGGCGGTCGAAAAGGTCAACCTGGCCAAGAAGGAACGGGTGTACCAGATAATGGATCTGTACCCCGATTACTACCGCGGCCACTGCGACAAGGAAAGCCGCTCCTGGATGAACATCACCCTCCGCCTTCCCACCGAGGATCTCGAGAAGAAGTTCCTCGCGGAGGCCAAGGCGCAGGGGTTCATCGGGCTCAAGGGCCACCGCAGTGTCGGCGGCATCCGGGTCTCCGCCTACAACGCCCTGCCGCTTGAAGGCGTCGACAAGCTCGTGGCGTTCATGGAGAAGTTCAAGAAGCAGAACTGACCCGGCCCGTGCATCCGGTCAACATCCGCGGCGAGGCCCCAGCCTCGCCGCTTTCTTTATCCGGCCCGACCGGGCGGCCCGCCGGCGCCGCATCGGGCCGGGAGTCCCGGTTCCGGATCGCCGGCGGCAAGCGGGGCGATCGCATTCGTGGATTTCGCTCGCACCGTCCCTCGCGAGGGTGCGCCCGGCCTTCGATTCCGGTGGGCGGGTGAGGGCGGCCAGGCGGGGGGAGTTCAGCTCTAAGATGTTATTTCGCAAGAGGTAACGATCTCCCGAAGCGAACCGGCTATTAACTTGACAAACATACCCAGAATGGCTTTCATAGACGGTTCGGACGGAGTGTGCCAACCGCAACAAAGGAGTTGACTTGCCAGCCGAGAAGAAGGCCGCTGTGGTGACGTCATACCCGGACCTGTTCGAGAAGTGCTACGCGTACACCGAACCGCAGAAGGTGCAGGCGATGGGGATCTATCCCTATTTCCATCCCCTGCAGTCGGCGCCGGGCAACGAGGTGATTGTCGACGGTAAGAAGTGCATCATGGTCGGCTCCAACAACTACCTCGGCCTGGTCGACCATCCCAAGGTGAAGGAGGCGGCGGCCGAGGCGGCCCGCAAATT
Proteins encoded in this region:
- a CDS encoding DUF1015 domain-containing protein gives rise to the protein MSIVRPFKGLRPRPEYAGQVAAPPYDVLSSDEARAMAAGNPISFLHVNKPEIDFPPDQDPTAPAVYEAGRKNLQALVDRGVMCRDTSPCLYLYRLTWRGRSQTGLWALTSCDEYNRNLIKKHEHTRPAKVSDRADHMETLGAQVGPVFSCFRHNEEIRRLFDHVKKVPPMIDITTEQGVRHELWVISHRDTLDSLAAAFGRLPYLYIADGHHRSAAAAEVAGRRAAKNPHHSGDEHYNFFMNVIFPDDELRILPYNRVVRSLNGMTLEELFARAGDTFTFAPSDAPVEPQKPYEFGLYAAGRWYRMSARPGKVAAAGPAEAIDSAVLTRHFLTPYLGIKDIRTDDRIDFVGGIRGVNELERLVDSGAFAIAFSLFPATVDQLLAVADAGEVMPPKSTWFEPKLRSGLVVNYLDE
- a CDS encoding hydroxyacid dehydrogenase, whose translation is MLILISDAFDASLPGILSRFGEVTDDKSRLADAEIVLIRSKTKVTREYIDSAPRLRYVIRGGVGLDNVDVAYARTKGIKVDNTADASTTAVAELAFALMIALPNHIAAADASMRQGKWLKNELKRTELYGKTLGILGIGRIGLSLAVRARAFQMRVLGWHPDVYFTDFAEICPTMEEVLERSDYVSLHMPLVDSTRGIINKETLKRFKDGAYLINTGRGKCIVEQDVVDALKSGKLRGYATDVWNSDPPENSPLLGAPNTILTPHIGASTKENMIRIGIIVERLIEDYTAKK
- the serC gene encoding 3-phosphoserine/phosphohydroxythreonine transaminase; amino-acid sequence: MAHRVYNFNPGPAVLPLEVLETVQKELLDYKGTGMSILESSHRAAEYTEVNDQCIALARELFGLPADYHVLFMTGGASTQFALVPMNFLNGKTGAYIDTGSWSNKAIKEAKIVGKAHVCYSGKEGGYKHIPTQKELDIPADAAYLHMTTNNTIYGTQFSSIPDSKGLPLIADMSSDIASRRLDFTKFDLIYAGAQKNIGPAGVTLVLLRDRLLKTANPNLPTMFKYGTHAEEKSLYNTPPAFGVYVMKLVFEWIKRQGGLAAVEKVNLAKKERVYQIMDLYPDYYRGHCDKESRSWMNITLRLPTEDLEKKFLAEAKAQGFIGLKGHRSVGGIRVSAYNALPLEGVDKLVAFMEKFKKQN